The Metabacillus litoralis genome contains a region encoding:
- the tenA gene encoding thiaminase II, translating to MKFSQRLYQKVLPIWESNHNHPFVKGMGNGTLEKDKFRFYMIQDYLYLIEYAKVFALGAVKATDLHTMGKFAALLNSTLNEEMELHRQYAKKFGITTEELEEAKPSPTTLAYTHYMLHVSQNGTLAELVSALLPCMWSYWEIGKELKKIEGASEHEFYGEWISMYSSDEFGQLATWCIELIDELSDGKPESELVKLEEIFLNTTRFEYMFWDMAYHEMMWPTNE from the coding sequence ATGAAATTTAGTCAAAGGCTATACCAAAAGGTTCTACCAATCTGGGAAAGTAATCATAATCATCCATTCGTTAAAGGAATGGGGAATGGGACTCTTGAAAAAGATAAATTTCGGTTTTACATGATACAGGATTATTTGTATTTAATTGAATATGCAAAAGTATTTGCCTTAGGTGCTGTAAAAGCTACAGATTTACACACAATGGGGAAATTTGCAGCGTTACTGAATTCTACTTTAAATGAAGAGATGGAGTTACATCGTCAATATGCAAAGAAATTTGGTATTACTACAGAAGAGCTTGAAGAAGCTAAACCTTCTCCAACAACTCTGGCTTATACTCATTACATGCTTCATGTAAGCCAAAATGGAACACTTGCCGAATTGGTATCCGCTTTACTCCCATGTATGTGGAGTTATTGGGAGATTGGTAAAGAATTAAAGAAAATTGAAGGAGCAAGCGAACATGAATTTTATGGAGAATGGATTTCGATGTATTCATCTGATGAATTTGGTCAATTAGCTACATGGTGTATTGAGTTAATAGATGAGCTCTCAGATGGTAAGCCAGAGTCAGAATTAGTGAAACTAGAAGAAATCTTCCTTAATACTACTAGATTTGAATACATGTTCTGGGATATGGCCTATCATGAAATGATGTGGCCTACAAATGAATAA
- a CDS encoding acetylornithine deacetylase — protein sequence MSNQIERLINIVEERKEDLVSLLKRLIEYKTPAPPARNTKEAQQFIAEFLEEKGFSIDMWDVYPNDPNVVGVLKGNEPNLYNSLIINGHMDVAEVSEDEKWDVDPFVPIVKDDVIIGRGAADMKGGLAGALFAIQLLHEHGIRLPGDLTLQSVIGEEVGEAGTLECCKKGYKADFAVVVDTSDLHIQGQGGVITGWITVKSDQTYHDATRRQMIHAGGKLFAASAIEKMTNIIHGLQDLERHWAVSKSYPGYPPGTNTINPAVIEGGRHAAFIADECRLWITVHYYPNETHEQIIKEIEEHILHVAHADPWLRENPPTFVWGGKSMIVDRGEIFPSLEVDPNHPGVKVLSQTHEHILSTQAIVDVSPTVTDGGWLGDAGIPTVIYGPGKLQHAHAVNEQLSIQELVEYTKVILAFIYEWCHSKKSEQSVE from the coding sequence TTGTCGAATCAAATAGAACGGCTAATTAATATCGTTGAGGAACGTAAGGAGGATTTGGTTTCCTTACTAAAAAGATTGATTGAATATAAAACACCTGCACCACCAGCTAGAAACACGAAAGAAGCACAGCAATTTATTGCAGAGTTTTTAGAAGAAAAAGGTTTTTCCATTGATATGTGGGATGTGTATCCAAACGACCCTAATGTTGTTGGAGTGTTAAAAGGGAACGAACCTAACTTATATAACAGCTTGATTATTAATGGACATATGGATGTAGCTGAAGTAAGTGAGGATGAAAAGTGGGATGTTGATCCGTTTGTTCCTATTGTGAAAGATGATGTGATTATCGGGCGTGGTGCAGCTGATATGAAGGGTGGATTAGCTGGTGCATTGTTTGCCATCCAGTTATTACATGAACATGGTATAAGGCTTCCTGGTGATTTGACTTTACAATCTGTCATTGGTGAAGAAGTTGGAGAAGCCGGGACTCTTGAATGCTGTAAAAAGGGTTATAAAGCAGACTTTGCTGTGGTGGTGGATACAAGTGATTTACATATTCAAGGACAAGGTGGTGTGATTACTGGTTGGATCACTGTAAAAAGTGATCAAACGTATCATGATGCAACTAGAAGGCAAATGATACATGCCGGAGGGAAACTTTTTGCTGCTAGTGCTATTGAAAAAATGACAAACATTATTCATGGCTTGCAGGATCTTGAAAGACATTGGGCAGTTTCCAAAAGCTACCCTGGATATCCTCCTGGCACAAACACGATCAATCCAGCCGTAATCGAAGGGGGAAGGCACGCAGCATTTATTGCTGATGAATGTCGTTTGTGGATAACTGTTCATTATTATCCAAATGAAACACATGAGCAGATTATAAAAGAAATAGAAGAGCATATTCTTCATGTTGCTCATGCAGATCCTTGGCTAAGGGAAAATCCTCCAACATTTGTATGGGGAGGAAAATCAATGATCGTTGACCGGGGGGAGATTTTTCCTTCATTGGAGGTGGATCCAAATCATCCAGGTGTGAAAGTATTATCCCAAACCCACGAACACATTCTATCTACACAAGCTATTGTTGATGTTTCTCCAACCGTAACCGATGGAGGATGGCTAGGAGATGCAGGCATACCAACTGTCATTTATGGACCAGGAAAATTACAACATGCACATGCAGTAAACGAACAACTCTCCATTCAAGAACTTGTTGAGTATACAAAGGTTATTTTAGCTTTCATCTATGAATGGTGCCATTCTAAGAAAAGTGAACAATCTGTCGAGTAG
- a CDS encoding bile acid:sodium symporter family protein, with the protein MLQTVNRQLEKWMPIITPISVMIGVMLAENLLPLTFLIPWLFAFMTFSGSLSSTFTSLTGALKKPLPLFIILMLLHIIMPLLAWTIGHAFFVNDHLTMTGLVLASVIPTGITSFIWVTIYKGNIGLALSIILFDTLLSPFLVPFTLSFLVGQKIQINTMDIMYGLLFMVVIPSILGIFTNFMTKGKSVKAGKTLAPFSKIALACVVMMNGAVISPYLKQFSLKLVIIAITVLILASFGYFLAWMLSILFKRDRETKVVMMFTGGMRNISAGAVIAVQYFPAAVAVPVVLGMLFQQVLASIFGLLFHLFDQKQKQQIEGTISVSQ; encoded by the coding sequence ATGCTTCAAACAGTTAATCGGCAGCTGGAAAAATGGATGCCAATCATCACGCCAATAAGCGTGATGATAGGGGTGATGCTTGCTGAAAATCTTTTACCTCTTACATTTTTAATACCGTGGCTATTTGCGTTTATGACTTTTTCAGGCAGCCTGAGCTCCACTTTTACTTCTTTAACAGGAGCATTAAAAAAGCCACTGCCATTATTCATTATCTTAATGCTGTTGCATATTATTATGCCGCTTCTTGCATGGACAATAGGACACGCATTTTTTGTAAATGATCATTTAACAATGACAGGATTAGTGTTAGCTAGCGTTATTCCCACAGGAATTACCAGTTTTATATGGGTAACAATCTATAAGGGAAATATAGGCTTAGCATTATCCATTATTTTGTTTGACACATTGTTGTCACCGTTCCTTGTTCCGTTTACTTTATCTTTTCTAGTTGGTCAAAAAATTCAAATAAATACAATGGATATAATGTATGGGTTGTTATTTATGGTTGTTATTCCTTCTATTTTAGGGATATTTACAAATTTTATGACAAAGGGGAAAAGTGTTAAAGCAGGGAAAACTCTTGCCCCGTTTTCAAAAATTGCACTTGCTTGCGTTGTGATGATGAATGGAGCTGTTATTTCTCCCTATCTTAAACAGTTTAGTTTAAAATTGGTTATTATTGCTATTACAGTTTTGATTCTTGCTTCTTTTGGATATTTCTTAGCATGGATGCTGTCAATTCTGTTTAAAAGAGACCGCGAAACAAAAGTAGTCATGATGTTTACAGGTGGAATGAGGAATATTAGTGCAGGGGCAGTAATCGCTGTTCAATATTTTCCTGCAGCTGTAGCTGTGCCTGTTGTTCTGGGAATGTTGTTTCAACAAGTGCTTGCATCAATTTTTGGTCTTTTATTTCATCTTTTTGATCAAAAACAAAAGCAACAAATTGAGGGGACAATTTCCGTTTCACAATAA
- the proB gene encoding glutamate 5-kinase yields the protein MTTLDNEKKRVVIKVGSSSLTSRHGEISRRKLEKLADEIALLKDEGHEIVFVSSGAVAAGYRKLGCIDRPTSLPEKQAAASIGQGLLIEAYSEIFLSHGYVASQILITRSDFSDEKRYNNVRNTLNVLLERGIIPIVNENDTVTVDRLKFGDNDTLSAKVAGLVEADQLMILSDIDGLYDSDPRKNEEAKLLEKVYEITPEIEEGAGESGSNVGTGGMRSKIDAVKIAMASGISTFLGKATIPNILGDAVRGEAKGTYFEVTNETVNLNQKKQWIAFHSGPEGEVTINQNVRTSIVDHKHSIYSSDIEKVEGQFEKGAVIRILDHEGERIGLGVVNYSNEELEKIAKASGEGVKKQEVVHFDDLVCELELSLPVGV from the coding sequence ATGACGACCCTAGACAACGAAAAAAAACGGGTTGTAATAAAAGTAGGAAGCAGTTCCTTAACAAGTCGACACGGAGAAATCAGTCGACGTAAACTAGAGAAATTAGCTGATGAAATTGCCTTATTAAAGGACGAAGGACATGAGATTGTCTTTGTTTCTTCAGGTGCTGTTGCAGCAGGCTATCGTAAGCTAGGTTGTATTGACCGTCCAACATCTCTACCTGAAAAACAAGCAGCTGCTTCTATTGGGCAAGGATTATTAATTGAGGCATATTCAGAGATCTTTTTATCACACGGGTATGTGGCATCACAAATCTTAATTACACGAAGTGATTTTTCAGATGAAAAACGCTACAACAATGTACGTAATACACTAAATGTTTTATTAGAACGTGGCATTATTCCAATTGTTAATGAAAATGATACTGTAACAGTTGATCGCTTGAAGTTTGGTGATAATGATACGTTATCAGCAAAAGTTGCTGGCTTAGTAGAAGCTGATCAATTGATGATTTTATCTGACATAGATGGTTTATACGATTCAGATCCTCGAAAAAATGAAGAAGCAAAACTACTTGAGAAAGTTTATGAAATCACCCCTGAAATCGAAGAAGGAGCAGGTGAATCAGGTAGTAACGTTGGAACAGGTGGAATGAGATCGAAGATAGATGCCGTAAAGATTGCGATGGCGTCTGGTATTTCGACCTTCTTAGGAAAAGCAACGATCCCTAATATTCTTGGCGATGCTGTTCGCGGAGAAGCCAAAGGAACTTATTTCGAAGTAACAAACGAAACAGTTAACTTAAATCAGAAAAAACAATGGATTGCTTTCCATTCCGGTCCTGAGGGTGAAGTAACAATTAATCAAAATGTAAGAACATCCATTGTTGATCATAAACACAGCATCTATTCATCAGACATTGAAAAAGTAGAAGGTCAGTTTGAAAAGGGTGCAGTTATTCGAATTCTTGATCATGAAGGAGAAAGAATTGGTTTGGGTGTTGTGAACTATTCAAATGAAGAGTTAGAAAAGATTGCAAAGGCTTCAGGTGAGGGTGTTAAAAAGCAAGAGGTTGTCCATTTTGATGATTTAGTTTGTGAACTTGAATTATCGTTGCCTGTCGGAGTATAA
- the proC gene encoding pyrroline-5-carboxylate reductase — protein sequence MLHDKTVAFLGAGSMAEAMISGLVRSEFPTENIIATNRSNEERLSALNEKYGIKGIKLKDLPFDQIDVMILAMKPKDVDSALKGIKDHIKPNQLILSVLAGITTTYLEQNLHNGQQVVRVMPNTSSAIGESATAISPGHETSENNVRLTQDLLGCIGEVYTIEEKDMDIFTGLAGSGPAYFYYLMEHMEKQGSQAGFDLETTREIIAQTIVGAAKMVQEQDYTPTVLREKVTSPNGTTAAGLNALDENGGGKAIAKAVEHAAKRSKEISEQIQESLLVSSSK from the coding sequence ATGCTACACGATAAGACAGTTGCATTTTTAGGCGCAGGTTCGATGGCAGAAGCTATGATATCAGGATTAGTCAGATCTGAATTTCCAACAGAAAATATCATTGCGACAAATCGTTCCAATGAAGAACGGTTATCTGCACTTAACGAAAAGTATGGTATCAAAGGAATCAAACTTAAAGATTTACCGTTTGATCAAATAGATGTCATGATATTGGCTATGAAGCCAAAAGATGTTGATTCAGCATTAAAGGGTATTAAAGATCATATCAAACCAAATCAACTCATATTATCAGTTCTAGCTGGAATTACAACAACATATCTTGAACAAAACCTTCATAATGGCCAGCAAGTAGTTAGAGTGATGCCGAATACGTCAAGTGCGATCGGTGAGTCAGCTACTGCCATATCCCCAGGTCATGAAACATCAGAAAACAATGTTCGACTAACTCAAGATTTATTAGGTTGCATCGGTGAGGTTTATACAATAGAAGAAAAAGATATGGATATCTTTACGGGTCTTGCAGGAAGCGGTCCGGCTTATTTCTATTATTTGATGGAGCATATGGAAAAACAAGGATCACAAGCAGGCTTTGACTTGGAAACAACAAGAGAAATTATTGCTCAAACGATTGTTGGTGCTGCGAAAATGGTTCAAGAGCAAGATTATACGCCTACTGTACTAAGAGAAAAGGTTACTTCACCAAATGGTACAACAGCAGCAGGGTTAAACGCATTGGACGAAAATGGTGGGGGTAAAGCTATTGCGAAGGCAGTTGAGCATGCGGCAAAACGTTCAAAAGAAATTAGTGAACAAATCCAAGAGAGTTTACTGGTTAGCTCATCAAAATAA
- a CDS encoding ABC transporter ATP-binding protein has translation MNNVALEFKNITFRYGEHSNGTPILKNMNLHIREGEFISIIGPSGSGKSTLFKLITGLEQPSEGEIFLRNRLAISRLGQVGYMPQQDLLLPWRTIMENALLPLEIKGVKKHVALQNVIELLEEFGLKGVENFYPGELSGGMRQRVSFLRTIVSGSKILLLDEPFSALDAITRLSLQEWLLSQWQKRKETIVFITHDVNEALFLSDRILLFTETPATTLKEIIVPLERPRTLKDLNRPEVISLKDELLEDLRTRMKT, from the coding sequence ATGAATAATGTAGCTCTTGAATTTAAAAATATAACCTTTCGATATGGGGAGCACTCTAATGGAACACCAATCTTGAAAAATATGAATCTACATATTCGTGAAGGAGAATTTATTAGCATTATTGGACCAAGTGGCTCTGGGAAAAGTACATTATTTAAGCTAATAACAGGGTTGGAGCAGCCTTCAGAGGGAGAGATTTTCCTGAGAAATCGACTAGCTATAAGTCGACTTGGTCAAGTCGGGTATATGCCGCAGCAGGATTTGCTTTTACCGTGGCGGACAATTATGGAAAATGCATTACTTCCATTAGAGATAAAAGGAGTAAAAAAACACGTGGCCCTTCAAAATGTTATCGAGTTATTGGAGGAGTTTGGGTTGAAGGGTGTAGAGAATTTCTATCCAGGTGAATTATCTGGAGGAATGCGGCAGAGGGTCTCGTTTTTAAGAACAATAGTAAGCGGATCAAAAATCCTCCTTTTGGATGAACCGTTTAGTGCTTTAGATGCGATCACTAGGTTATCTTTACAGGAATGGCTACTCTCACAATGGCAAAAAAGAAAAGAAACGATTGTATTCATCACTCATGATGTTAATGAAGCATTATTTTTATCTGACCGGATTCTTCTATTTACAGAAACACCTGCAACGACCTTAAAAGAAATAATTGTTCCACTAGAGCGTCCTAGAACATTGAAAGATTTAAACCGGCCAGAGGTAATCTCTTTAAAAGATGAGTTGCTTGAAGATTTACGAACGAGGATGAAAACATGA
- a CDS encoding ABC transporter substrate-binding protein, whose translation MKKLLLMFLCLVLGVLTACGANNSASTEANEEAKDLKDVSIMLDWYPNAVHSFLYIAKEKGYFEEEGLNVDIQFPANPTDPINLAAAGKITLGISYQPDVIIARANQDVKIKSVGAIVRSPLNRVIFMEDSEIQSPKDLEGKTVGFPGIPLNESLIQSMVKADGGNPEKVEMIDVGFELGSSIVSEKVDAVIGAYINHEVPVLAHEGHNTRNMNPTEYGVPNYYELVAVTSDKTWEKEQESIAAFWRAATKGYEFTADHPEEALEILLTNQDEANFPLVKEVETESLEILLPLMKSENGFGSQDQDQWESTISWMKEAGLIETEPEVEDIFVNLVE comes from the coding sequence ATGAAGAAGTTATTATTAATGTTCTTATGTTTAGTATTAGGAGTACTTACAGCTTGTGGTGCTAACAATAGCGCATCAACAGAAGCAAATGAAGAAGCGAAAGATCTAAAGGATGTAAGTATTATGCTTGATTGGTATCCTAATGCTGTACATAGCTTTTTATATATTGCAAAGGAAAAAGGATACTTTGAAGAAGAAGGATTAAATGTTGATATTCAATTTCCTGCTAATCCAACAGATCCGATCAACTTGGCTGCTGCAGGGAAAATTACGCTTGGCATATCGTATCAACCAGATGTTATTATTGCTCGTGCCAATCAGGATGTAAAAATAAAATCAGTTGGTGCGATTGTTCGTTCACCATTAAACAGAGTTATTTTTATGGAAGATAGTGAAATTCAATCTCCAAAGGATTTAGAAGGAAAAACTGTTGGCTTTCCTGGTATTCCGCTTAATGAATCATTAATTCAGTCTATGGTTAAGGCTGATGGTGGAAACCCTGAAAAAGTTGAAATGATAGATGTTGGCTTTGAATTAGGATCTTCAATTGTTAGTGAAAAAGTAGATGCAGTAATTGGTGCATATATAAATCATGAAGTACCTGTATTAGCTCATGAAGGACACAACACAAGAAATATGAACCCGACCGAATATGGAGTTCCTAATTACTATGAGTTAGTAGCAGTAACAAGCGACAAAACATGGGAAAAAGAACAAGAAAGTATTGCAGCCTTTTGGCGTGCTGCTACAAAGGGATACGAATTTACAGCGGACCACCCTGAAGAGGCTTTAGAAATACTTCTTACTAACCAAGATGAAGCAAACTTTCCTTTAGTAAAAGAAGTGGAAACAGAAAGCCTAGAAATATTATTACCATTGATGAAATCTGAGAATGGATTTGGAAGTCAGGACCAAGATCAATGGGAAAGTACAATAAGTTGGATGAAGGAAGCAGGCTTAATTGAAACAGAACCTGAGGTTGAAGATATATTTGTAAATTTAGTAGAGTAA
- a CDS encoding SurA N-terminal domain-containing protein — MKKYLLTVLIGLLSLSLVACNNDEEKASEDTSTSEKATEEAADVDAEEMQKKLEAQKVEEGKVVAIVNGEEIKGNQYNDALSISQMQFSQLGQDLTTDDMAKQIKDYTLESLVGQTLLLQEIDKKGYEASEEDINKQLETLKASYKTEEEFEEALKTNNLTLDKLKEQIADTVKYDQFVKNDLKVEEVKEEEIKEYYDSMVSTAGESEDTPKYEEVKDTLKANLEQQKTQEKVATKVEELRKAADVELKI; from the coding sequence ATGAAAAAATATTTATTAACAGTTTTAATCGGGTTGCTTTCACTCTCTCTTGTAGCGTGTAATAACGACGAAGAAAAAGCTAGTGAGGACACTAGCACCTCTGAAAAGGCAACTGAAGAAGCAGCTGATGTAGATGCTGAGGAAATGCAAAAAAAGCTTGAAGCTCAAAAAGTGGAAGAAGGAAAAGTTGTTGCTATTGTAAATGGTGAGGAAATCAAAGGAAATCAATATAATGACGCCTTAAGTATTTCTCAAATGCAATTTTCACAATTAGGACAAGACTTAACTACAGATGATATGGCAAAGCAAATTAAAGACTATACCCTTGAAAGTCTTGTTGGACAAACATTACTATTACAAGAAATCGACAAAAAAGGCTATGAAGCTTCAGAAGAAGATATTAACAAACAGTTAGAAACTTTAAAAGCTAGCTATAAAACAGAAGAAGAGTTTGAGGAAGCGTTAAAAACGAATAACTTAACCTTGGACAAGCTAAAAGAACAAATTGCTGATACGGTAAAATATGATCAATTTGTAAAGAATGATTTGAAGGTAGAAGAAGTAAAAGAGGAAGAAATAAAAGAATATTATGATTCAATGGTAAGTACGGCTGGTGAATCTGAAGATACTCCAAAATACGAGGAAGTAAAAGATACTTTAAAAGCTAATCTTGAACAACAAAAAACACAAGAAAAAGTAGCTACAAAAGTGGAAGAACTTCGTAAAGCAGCAGACGTTGAACTAAAAATATAA
- a CDS encoding ABC transporter permease, producing the protein MRVFKKYGASSTLTILLLIVWEIGARLLDMKFILPTPTDVVLKIWELRVPLFLEHLPATFLIILIGLSLSILFGVGLAVWMSINKTVEKTFYPLIISSQTIPIIALAPIFVLWFGYTIWSKVVVTVLITFFPITVNTYDGLRATTKEYKDLLRTMGATKKDIFFKLQVPGSASYFFSGLKVAVTLSVIGAAIGEWIGAQAGLGYFSRRMMTQFDGAGVFAPIIILSAVGIFLFVIVSSLEKKTLKWRKTE; encoded by the coding sequence ATGAGAGTTTTTAAAAAATATGGTGCTTCTAGCACACTAACGATCTTACTTCTCATTGTTTGGGAAATTGGTGCAAGGCTTTTAGACATGAAATTCATTTTGCCAACACCAACAGATGTTGTATTAAAGATATGGGAATTAAGAGTACCTTTGTTTTTAGAACACTTACCTGCTACATTTCTAATTATCTTGATTGGACTCTCCCTTTCTATTCTATTTGGGGTGGGGCTTGCTGTATGGATGAGCATAAATAAAACAGTAGAAAAAACCTTCTATCCTCTTATTATATCGTCACAAACAATTCCAATTATCGCATTGGCACCGATTTTTGTTTTATGGTTTGGCTATACGATATGGAGTAAGGTTGTCGTTACGGTGCTTATTACTTTTTTTCCGATAACAGTAAATACGTATGATGGCCTACGTGCAACAACTAAGGAATATAAAGATCTTTTGCGAACTATGGGAGCAACAAAAAAAGACATTTTCTTTAAGCTGCAAGTACCGGGAAGCGCATCTTACTTTTTCTCTGGATTGAAAGTGGCTGTAACGTTAAGTGTGATTGGTGCTGCAATTGGAGAATGGATCGGTGCTCAAGCTGGGTTGGGGTATTTTAGTAGACGAATGATGACTCAGTTCGATGGAGCAGGGGTTTTTGCGCCAATTATTATTTTATCTGCAGTCGGAATTTTTTTATTTGTCATTGTAAGCTCATTAGAGAAAAAAACATTAAAATGGAGGAAAACAGAATGA